From Sardina pilchardus chromosome 9, fSarPil1.1, whole genome shotgun sequence, a single genomic window includes:
- the LOC134092898 gene encoding red-sensitive opsin-1 yields MAEQWSDGVYAARRRGDESTREAMFTYTNSNNTKDPFEGPNYHIAPRWVYNVSTCWMIFVVIASVFTNGLVLVATAKFKKLRHPLNWILVNLAIADLGETVLASSISVINQIFGYFILGHPMCVFEGYTVSVCGIAALWSLTVISWERWVVVCKPFGNVKFDAKWATGGIVFSWVWAAVWCAPPIFGWSRYWPHGLKTSCGPDVFSGSEDPGVQSYMIVLMLTCCILPLLVIILCYIAVWLAIRAVAAQQKDSESTQKAEKEVSRMVVVMILAFCLCWGPYTVFACFAAANPGYAFHPLAAAMPAYMAKSATIYNPIIYVFMNRQFRVCIMQLFGKAVDDGSEVSTSKTEVSSVAPA; encoded by the exons ATGGCAGAGCAGTGGAGCGATGGAGTCTATGCTGcgaggagaaggggagatgaGTCCACAAGGGAAGCAATGTTCACCTACACAAATTCAAACAATACTAAAG ATCCATTTGAGGGACCTAACTACCACATTGCCCCACGATGGGTCTACAACGTTTCTACATGTTGGATGATCTTTGTGGTCATTGCCTCTGTTTTCACCAACGGCCTGGTGCTGGTGGCTACAGCAAAGTTCAAGAAGCTCCGTCACCCTCTCAACTGGATTTTGGTCAATCTGGCTATTGCCGATCTTGGGGAGACAGTCTTAGCCAGCTCCATTAGTGTGATTAACCAGATATTCGGTTACTTCATCCTGGGACACCCCATGTGTGTTTTCGAGGGCtacactgtgtctgtctgtg GTATTGCTGCTCTGTGGTCCCTGACTGTTATCTCTTGGGAGAGATGGGTGGTTGTGTGCAAACCCTTTGGAAATGTCAAGTTTGATGCCAAATGGGCCactggtggaattgttttctcATGGGTGTGGGCAGCAGTCTGGTGCGCACCTCCCATCTTTGGGTGGAGCAG GTATTGGCCTCATGGCCTGAAGACCTCCTGTGGACCTGATGTGTTCAGTGGAAGCGAAGACCCTGGAGTCCAGTCCTACATGATTGTCCTGATGCTCACCTGCTGTATTCTTCCCCTGCTCGTCATCATCCTCTGCTACATTGCTGTCTGGCTCGCCATCCGCGCT GTAGCTGCACAGCAGAAGGATTCTGAGTCAACACAGAAGGCCGAGAAGGAAGTGTCCAGGATGGTGGTTGTCATGATCCTTGCCTTCTGCCTCTGCTGGGGACCATACACAGTCTTTGCCTGCTTCGCTGCAGCTAACCCAGGATACGCATTCCATCCCTTAGCGGCAGCCATGCCTGCCTACATGGCCAAGAGCGCCACCATCTACAACCCCATTATCTATGTCTTCATGAACCGACAG TTCCGTGTATGCATCATGCAGCTCTTTGGCAAGGCGGTTGATGATGGATCTGAAGTCTCCACATCCAAAACAGAAGTCTCTTCTGTGGCACCTGCATAA
- the LOC134092899 gene encoding red-sensitive opsin-1-like, which translates to MAAQWGEAVYAARRKGDDTTREAMFTYTNSNNTKDPFEGPNYHIAPRWVYNVSTCWMIFVVFASVFTNGLVLVATAKFKKLRHPLNWILVNLAIADLGETVLASSISVINQIFGYFILGHPMCVFEGYTVSVCGIAALWSLTVISWERWVVVCKPFGNVKFDAKWATGGIVFSWVWAAVWCAPPIFGWSRYWPHGLKTSCGPDVFSGSEDPGVQSYMIVLMVTCCILPLLVIILCYIAVWLAIRAVAAQQKDSESTQKAEKEVSRMVVVMILAFCLCWGPYTVFACFAAANPGYAFHPLAAAMPAYMAKSATIYNPVIYVFMNRQFRVCIMQLFGKAADDGSEVSTSKTEVSSVAPA; encoded by the exons ATGGCAGCTCAGTGGGGCGAAGCCGTCTATGCTGCTAGACGAAAGGGAGATGACACTACAAGGGAAGCAATGTTCACCTACACAAATTCAAATAACActaaag ATCCATTTGAGGGACCTAACTACCACATTGCCCCACGATGGGTCTACAACGTTTCTACATGTTGGATGATCTTTGTGGTCTTTGCCTCTGTTTTCACCAACGGCCTGGTGCTGGTGGCTACAGCAAAGTTCAAGAAGCTCCGTCACCCTCTCAACTGGATTTTGGTCAATCTGGCTATTGCCGATCTTGGGGAGACAGTCTTAGCCAGCTCCATTAGTGTGATTAACCAGATATTCGGTTACTTCATCCTGGGACACCCCATGTGTGTTTTCGAGGGCtacactgtgtctgtctgtg GTATTGCTGCTCTGTGGTCCCTGACTGTTATCTCTTGGGAGAGATGGGTGGTTGTGTGCAAACCCTTTGGAAATGTCAAGTTTGATGCCAAATGGGCCactggtggaattgttttctcATGGGTGTGGGCAGCAGTCTGGTGCGCACCTCCCATCTTTGGGTGGAGCAG GTATTGGCCTCATGGCCTGAAGACCTCCTGTGGACCTGATGTGTTCAGTGGAAGCGAAGACCCTGGAGTCCAGTCCTACATGATTGTCCTGATGGTCACCTGCTGTATTCTTCCCCTGCTCGTCATCATCCTCTGCTACATTGCTGTCTGGCTCGCCATCCGCGCT GTAGCTGCACAGCAGAAGGATTCTGAGTCAACACAGAAGGCCGAGAAGGAAGTGTCAAGGATGGTGGTTGTCATGATCCTTGCCTTCTGCCTCTGCTGGGGACCATACACAGTCTTTGCCTGCTTCGCTGCAGCTAACCCAGGATACGCATTCCATCCCTTAGCGGCAGCCATGCCTGCTTACATGGCCAAGAGCGCCACCATCTACAACCCTGTTATCTATGTCTTCATGAACCGACAG TTCCGTGTATGCATCATGCAGCTCTTTGGCAAGGCGGCTGATGATGGATCTGAAGTCTCCACATCCAAAACAGAAGTCTCTTCTGTGGCACCTGCATAA